In one window of Heterodontus francisci isolate sHetFra1 chromosome X, sHetFra1.hap1, whole genome shotgun sequence DNA:
- the LOC137358642 gene encoding 5'-AMP-activated protein kinase subunit gamma-1-like isoform X1, with the protein MKRKEGSSDSNREETQSRQQSGDAAMESAIAVFEDLEKLNSAGDANDSNDEVYTRFMKSRRCYDLVPTSSKLVVFDTSLQRLNTSVKHLYLKLDFCSGHTQQVKKAFFALVSNGVRAAPLWDCKTQSFVGMLTITDFINILHRYYKSPLVQIYELEEHKIETWRELYLQDSFKPLVSISPNASLYDAVSSLIKNKIHRLPVVDPLTGNTLYILTHKRILKFLKLFISEMPKPDFMSKTLEELNIGTYKNIAVVNKNTPIYVALGIFVEKRVSALPVVDESGRVGDIYSKFDVINLAAEKTYNNLDITVTKALLHRSQYFEGVLKCYKHETLETIINRLVEAEVHRLVVVDDNDVVKGIVSLSDILQALVLTGGGNSSSELGQ; encoded by the exons GCTATTGCTGTCTTCGAAGACTTGGAGAAATTGAATTCTGCTGGAGATG CGAACGACTCCAATGATGAGGTGTACACCCGCTTTATGAAGTCACGCAGATGCTATGATCTTGTTCCCACCAGCTCCAAACTTGTGGTATTTGACACTTCTCTACAG AGATTAAACACTTCAGTGAAACACCTTTATTTGAAACTTGACTTCTGCTCAGGACATACACAGCAA GTGAAGAAGGCTTTCTTTGCTCTGGTTTCAAATGGAGTCCGTGCTGCTCCACTCTGGGATTGCAAAACACAAAGCTTTGTGG GCATGCTCACAATCACAGATTTCATTAACATTTTACATAGATACTACAAATCTCCACTG GTTCAGATCTATGAACTGGAGGAACACAAAATAGAAACGTGGAGAG AGCTTTACTTGCAAGATTCATTTAAACCATTGGTGAGCATCTCCCCAAATGCCAG CTTGTACGATGCAGTTTCATCACTGATCAAGAACAAAATTCACCGTCTTCCTGTTGTTGATCCATTGACGGGGAATACACTCTACATTCTTACACACAAGCGCATCCTGAAGTTTCTCAAACTCTTT atttcagaGATGCCCAAACCAGATTTTATGTCTAAAACACTGGAAGAGTTGAACATTGGAACATACAAGAACATTGCAGTGGTGAACAAAAATACTCCCATTTACGTGGCTTTGGGAATCTTTGTGGAAAAAAGAGTATCTGCCTTGCCTGTTGTGGATGAATCCG GACGAGTGGGAGATATCTACTCTAAGTTTGACGTCATT AACCTGGCTGCAGAGAAGACCTACAACAACCTGGACATTACTGTAACAAAAGCACTGCTGCACCGCTCACAGTACTTCGAAGGTGTACTGAAGTGTTATAAGCATGAAACTCTTGAGACAATTATCAACCGACTTGTGGAGGCAGAG GTTCATCGGTTAGTGGTGGTTGACGATAATGATGTGGTAAAGGGGATAGTCTCGCTTTCTGATATCCTACAGGCGCTGGTGCTGACTGGAGGAG GTAATTCTTCATCTGAGCTCGGACAGTGA
- the LOC137358642 gene encoding 5'-AMP-activated protein kinase subunit gamma-1-like isoform X2, giving the protein MKRKEGSSDSNREETQSRQQSGDAAMESAIAVFEDLEKLNSAGDANDSNDEVYTRFMKSRRCYDLVPTSSKLVVFDTSLQVKKAFFALVSNGVRAAPLWDCKTQSFVGMLTITDFINILHRYYKSPLVQIYELEEHKIETWRELYLQDSFKPLVSISPNASLYDAVSSLIKNKIHRLPVVDPLTGNTLYILTHKRILKFLKLFISEMPKPDFMSKTLEELNIGTYKNIAVVNKNTPIYVALGIFVEKRVSALPVVDESGRVGDIYSKFDVINLAAEKTYNNLDITVTKALLHRSQYFEGVLKCYKHETLETIINRLVEAEVHRLVVVDDNDVVKGIVSLSDILQALVLTGGGNSSSELGQ; this is encoded by the exons GCTATTGCTGTCTTCGAAGACTTGGAGAAATTGAATTCTGCTGGAGATG CGAACGACTCCAATGATGAGGTGTACACCCGCTTTATGAAGTCACGCAGATGCTATGATCTTGTTCCCACCAGCTCCAAACTTGTGGTATTTGACACTTCTCTACAG GTGAAGAAGGCTTTCTTTGCTCTGGTTTCAAATGGAGTCCGTGCTGCTCCACTCTGGGATTGCAAAACACAAAGCTTTGTGG GCATGCTCACAATCACAGATTTCATTAACATTTTACATAGATACTACAAATCTCCACTG GTTCAGATCTATGAACTGGAGGAACACAAAATAGAAACGTGGAGAG AGCTTTACTTGCAAGATTCATTTAAACCATTGGTGAGCATCTCCCCAAATGCCAG CTTGTACGATGCAGTTTCATCACTGATCAAGAACAAAATTCACCGTCTTCCTGTTGTTGATCCATTGACGGGGAATACACTCTACATTCTTACACACAAGCGCATCCTGAAGTTTCTCAAACTCTTT atttcagaGATGCCCAAACCAGATTTTATGTCTAAAACACTGGAAGAGTTGAACATTGGAACATACAAGAACATTGCAGTGGTGAACAAAAATACTCCCATTTACGTGGCTTTGGGAATCTTTGTGGAAAAAAGAGTATCTGCCTTGCCTGTTGTGGATGAATCCG GACGAGTGGGAGATATCTACTCTAAGTTTGACGTCATT AACCTGGCTGCAGAGAAGACCTACAACAACCTGGACATTACTGTAACAAAAGCACTGCTGCACCGCTCACAGTACTTCGAAGGTGTACTGAAGTGTTATAAGCATGAAACTCTTGAGACAATTATCAACCGACTTGTGGAGGCAGAG GTTCATCGGTTAGTGGTGGTTGACGATAATGATGTGGTAAAGGGGATAGTCTCGCTTTCTGATATCCTACAGGCGCTGGTGCTGACTGGAGGAG GTAATTCTTCATCTGAGCTCGGACAGTGA
- the LOC137358642 gene encoding 5'-AMP-activated protein kinase subunit gamma-1-like isoform X3, with the protein MKSRRCYDLVPTSSKLVVFDTSLQRLNTSVKHLYLKLDFCSGHTQQVKKAFFALVSNGVRAAPLWDCKTQSFVGMLTITDFINILHRYYKSPLVQIYELEEHKIETWRELYLQDSFKPLVSISPNASLYDAVSSLIKNKIHRLPVVDPLTGNTLYILTHKRILKFLKLFISEMPKPDFMSKTLEELNIGTYKNIAVVNKNTPIYVALGIFVEKRVSALPVVDESGRVGDIYSKFDVINLAAEKTYNNLDITVTKALLHRSQYFEGVLKCYKHETLETIINRLVEAEVHRLVVVDDNDVVKGIVSLSDILQALVLTGGGNSSSELGQ; encoded by the exons ATGAAGTCACGCAGATGCTATGATCTTGTTCCCACCAGCTCCAAACTTGTGGTATTTGACACTTCTCTACAG AGATTAAACACTTCAGTGAAACACCTTTATTTGAAACTTGACTTCTGCTCAGGACATACACAGCAA GTGAAGAAGGCTTTCTTTGCTCTGGTTTCAAATGGAGTCCGTGCTGCTCCACTCTGGGATTGCAAAACACAAAGCTTTGTGG GCATGCTCACAATCACAGATTTCATTAACATTTTACATAGATACTACAAATCTCCACTG GTTCAGATCTATGAACTGGAGGAACACAAAATAGAAACGTGGAGAG AGCTTTACTTGCAAGATTCATTTAAACCATTGGTGAGCATCTCCCCAAATGCCAG CTTGTACGATGCAGTTTCATCACTGATCAAGAACAAAATTCACCGTCTTCCTGTTGTTGATCCATTGACGGGGAATACACTCTACATTCTTACACACAAGCGCATCCTGAAGTTTCTCAAACTCTTT atttcagaGATGCCCAAACCAGATTTTATGTCTAAAACACTGGAAGAGTTGAACATTGGAACATACAAGAACATTGCAGTGGTGAACAAAAATACTCCCATTTACGTGGCTTTGGGAATCTTTGTGGAAAAAAGAGTATCTGCCTTGCCTGTTGTGGATGAATCCG GACGAGTGGGAGATATCTACTCTAAGTTTGACGTCATT AACCTGGCTGCAGAGAAGACCTACAACAACCTGGACATTACTGTAACAAAAGCACTGCTGCACCGCTCACAGTACTTCGAAGGTGTACTGAAGTGTTATAAGCATGAAACTCTTGAGACAATTATCAACCGACTTGTGGAGGCAGAG GTTCATCGGTTAGTGGTGGTTGACGATAATGATGTGGTAAAGGGGATAGTCTCGCTTTCTGATATCCTACAGGCGCTGGTGCTGACTGGAGGAG GTAATTCTTCATCTGAGCTCGGACAGTGA